TCTGCCGCCAAGTGGTGGACTTCCTGCGTCAAATCGCGAACGCCGCCAGCACCGCCTTGCGCATGGCCGAGCCCTCGGCCGCCGCGGCCGGCGTGCTGGCGCGAGTGCGCGCCAACGCGCTCGCCGCCATCGACGCGGTGGATCGCGACGTCGTCGCCGCTTCACGCCTTTACTAGTTGCCGCTTCACGCCTGCATTAGCCGTCGACGACGACATCCGCCACCCGGCCGCCCGTGATGCGCACCAGCTCGGCCGGCGCGATGGGAAATATGGCGTACGGTGTTCCCGCCGCCGCGTACACCACGTCGTATTTAAGCAGATTCTCGTCGATCAGCGTCCGCAGCGGGCGAAGATGACCGACGGGCGCCACCCCGCCGATGGCGAACCCGGTCGCCTCCCGCACCGTCTCCGCGTCGGCCCGCCGCACCGGCGCGCCGAATTCCCGCTCCAGTTTCCGCACATCTGCCAGGTGCGCGCCCGAGACCAGCACCAGGACCGGCTCCTCCCCGGCCACAAAAACCAGGCTCTTGACGATCTGCCCAACGCTGGTCCCGACCGCCACCGCCGCCTCCTGCGCAGTGCGGGTCCCCTGCGGAAACTCCAAAACCTGCGTGTCGACGCCCTTCTCCCGCAGCGCGGCCAGCACGCGCTCCAATCCCGGCGACACGCGCATGGCAACCCCTCCCTGCGCCACGCACCATTCGCCGGGCCCCGCCGCCCGTCCTTCCTCTCGCCGCGCAGCGCTCCGTGCCCGGTCCGGTCTTGCCGCGGGCCAACCTGTTCCGGCAGGTTTGGAATGAAGTACACTAGTGTTGACGACTCGCAGCGGGCTTCCGCCCCGCGAAGGAGTACTCGCCTGCATGGTCTGGTCGGACGCGGACAAGCGAGCCCGCCGCCCGGCGCCCGGGCCGGTGCCCGGGCACCCGGAGGCGTCGCGGTTCATGACGTTGGAGGAAGAAATCGAAGCGCGAGAGCGAGCCCTGCGCAATCTGGTGGAGGAACGCATCCAAGCGGCCATGCAGGCAGGCGCGTTCGACAACCTGCCCGGGAAAGGCAAGCCGCTGCAGCTTGAAGAAAATCCCTTCGTGCCTCCGGAACTGCGCCTCGCCTACAAGGTGCTGGCCAACGCCAACATGGCGCCTGAGTGGATCGAACTCGACAAAGCCATCCGCACGTCCCGGGAAGAGCTGAAACAGTCCCAAGGCGCCCACATCGCCTGGCTCGCCGAGCAGCGCCGCCGGCTGGCCGACGAGCTGGCGGCCGGGGACGACGGGGCGCTGGCCCAAACGCTCGAGTTCATCCGCGCCCGGCACGATCGCTTCCGCGCCGACTTGGAGCAACGCATCCGCGAGCTGAACCGCCGCATCGACGAACTGAACCTCATCGTGCCGCATCTCTCGCTGCAGCGGCCTCGCCTTAACGTCGCAGAGACCTTGTCCGCCTTGGACGAAGCCGCCCGCGCCGCATTTCCGCAGCTCTTTCGCTGACCTTTTCCCACCCTCGCCGTGCCCATACCCCGCCGTGCCCCGATCTCGGGCCGGCCGGGTGCGCAGGCGGCGCGGCTACGCCCCCACCGCCGTGCGCCGCACAATCCCGGATCCCTACTGCCTAGCCCGCAGCAGCGAGGCCACCTTGGTCGCGATCATGTCGATGGCTACTTCGTTGTGGCCGCCCTCGGGAATAATGACGTCCGCGTACCGCTTGGACGGCTCGACGAACTCAAGGTGCATGGGCCGCACCGACGTGAGGTATTGCCGGATCACCGACTCCAGCGTACGGCCCCGCTCGCGGATGTCCCGCTCCAGGCGCCGCAGCACCCGCACGTCTGCGTCGCAGTCGACGAACAGCTTAATGTCCAGCAGCTCCCGAATGGACGACTCCCACAGGACCAGCAGACCTTCCACGATAATGATGTCCCGCGGCTCGACGCGCTCGGTGTAGTCCTCGCGCGTGTGCAGCGTGTAATTGTACACCGGCTTGTCGATGGGCTGTCCCGCCGCCAGCTTCTTCAGGTGCTCCACCAGGAGCGGCGTGTCAAAGGCGCTGGGATGGTCGTAGTTGACCTTCAGGCGCTCCTCCAGCGGAATGTCCCGTTGGTCCTTGTAATATGAGTCCTGCTCGATGACCGCCACCGTCGCCCGCGGCACCCGCTCCACGATGGCCCGCGCCACCGTGGTCTTGCCCGAACCAGTTCCGCCTGCGATTCCGATAAAGACCGGCTTCAACGTCAGTTCCTCCTCGATCGGATAACCCGTCCGAAGACGCAGCGCCCGACCTTCGCGGCCTCTTTGACGCGCGGCACCTCTGACAGGTTACCAAAAAAGAAGCGGCGGCACCACCCTACGACCGCGCCACCGCCGGCCCGTAGGTCAGCAGCCGCCACACCCGTTCCAACGGCCCCATGGAATGCCGGGCCAGCCACGCCCGGCTCGCCGCCACTTGCAGCGCGAAAATCGCCGCCGCCAGCAGCGTCGTGCCGAGCGGCCCGACTTTCCCGTACAGCCCCAGCCCGTACCCGTAAAAGATCAGGGTGCAGGTGACCGACTGGGCAATATAATTGGTAAACGCCATCCGCCCCACGTACGCCAGCGGCATCAGCCGCCGCTGCCACGCGGGATTCGTCATCAACAAGGCCAACACCGACACGTAGAAGAGCCCAATGACCGGACCGCCCGCCACGTACGCGAAGTCCGGCATCACAAACCAGATGACCGTCAGCGCCGCGGCCCCTGCACCCGTCCACTTCGCGATCCGCCACCACTCGTCTCGCGCCGCCGCCACGTCATGGAGCAGCCGTCGCTTGGCGAAATAAGCCCCCAGCAAGAACAGGCCCAAGATGTGGGAGTAGAACGTCACGTGGTTCGCCACCGACTCCCGCCACTCTTGCACCCGCAGCGGTTGTATCTCCGCGTACGTTCCCGTGGCGTACACCGCCGCGATGGCCTCCACGCGGGCGCGCAGGACGTCCTCCGGCACGGGCTGCGGCGCGGCGCCGGCCAGCTCCGCCAGGAGCAGCAGCGACGGCAGCAGCGACAGCAAGACGACGGCCCAAGTCAGCATCGCCCGCGGCTCCAGCCGGCGCAGGGCCAACAGCAGAACGCCCACCACGGCGTAATGGAACAAAATATCGCCGAACCAGATGAACAGCCCGTGGATGAGACCGAACAGCGCCAGCGACGCGAGCCGGCGCAAGTACACCGGCACGAAGGGCTGTCCCCGAGCCTCGACCCGCTCTTGCATGAGCACCATACCGTAGCCAAACAAGAAAGCGAAAATGGACAAGAACTTGCCGGAAAAAACGATGTCAATCAGCGCGTCAGCCAGCCGGTTCCACCATTGAGGCCACAGCGACAGCCGCCATTCCAGCGCCTCCAGCGGCGTGCTGAAAAAGCCCATGTTGACCACCAAAATTCCGAACACCGCCGCTCCGCGCACCACGTCCAGCACGTGAATGCGCTCCGGCCGAGCCGCCGTCGCCACCGAGCCATCACCGCCCCGTTCCCATCGTGAAGAGGTCGCCGTGAAGAAGTCGCCATACGCCTGCGCCAAGAGAACCCGCACGGCCGCCCCCCGGCCATTCCGCGTTCATTCTACACCGCCCTTGGGGAAAATGCATGACGCAGAGCGCGGGCAGGATCCCGCCTCCAAACGGGGGAAATTTCACACAGCGGCCGGGGCGGCCACGACTCGACTCCGCCGCTCGATCCCGCCGGTGCGCGGCCGGGAGGTCAGACGCGCCGGCCCAGCGTCCGCCCTGGCCGGGAGGTATTCGCCATGGAAGAGCGCGACGTGCAACAACTCGAGACGCCGCGGGCCGCGGGCGACCAACTTCCCACCAGCGCCAAGCGCCCGCACAACCCCGGCATCCCGCTGGACCTGGACTGGATCGCCGACGTGCGGGTCAACCGCAGCGCCGTGGAGCGCCGCGTCGCCACGCTCCCGGCGCGCCGCGGCGTCAGGAAAGAATGGCAAGCGGCGTGGCTGCTGCGCGCCGTCGAGCTGATTGACCTGACGACGCTGAACGGCGACGACACGCCCGGCCGGGTGCGGCGCCTGTGCGCGAAAGCCCGCCAGCCGGTACGCCAGGACATCCTGGACGCCCTGGGCGTCGGAGACCGCCGGCTGACCACAGCCGCGGTCTGCACCTGGCACGAGTTCGTGCCTGTTGCCGTCGAAGCGCTGGAAGGCACGGGCATCAATGTCGCCGCCGTGTCCGCCGGCTTTCCCGCCGGGCTCAACCCTCTCCCCCAGCGTATCGCCGAAATCGAAGCGTCGGTCAGCGCCGGCGCGAAGGAAATCGACATCGTCATCTCCCGCCAGCACGTGCTGACGGGCAACTGGCAAGCGCTGTACGACGAAGTGAGCGCCTTCAAGGAGGCGTGCGGCAGCGCCCATCTCAAAGCCATCATCGCCGCGGGCGAGCTGGGCACGCTGCGCAACGTGGCGCGTGCGAGCCTGGTCTGCATGATGGCCGGCGCGGATTTCATCAAGACGTCCACGGGCAAAGAAGCCGTCAACGCGACGCTGGCCATCGGGCTGGTCATGGTGCGGGCGCTGCGCGCGTACATGGAACGCACCGGCTACGTCGTGGGCTTTAAGCCCGCCGGAGGAATTCGCCGGGCGAAGGACGCGCTGGCGTGGATGGCGCTGGTGAAGGAAGAGCTGGGCAACGACTGGCTGCAGCCCGGCCTGTTCCGTTTCGGCGCCAGCGGCCTGCTGACCGACATCGAGCTCCAGCTGGAGCAGTATGTGACCGGCCGCTACGCCGCGCCGCACCGCCAGCCGCTGGGCTAACGACACGACGGAATCGAGGCGAGGGCGATGAGCATCACTCGTATTATGGAAACGATGGAGTACGGGCCGAATCCGGA
The nucleotide sequence above comes from Bacillota bacterium. Encoded proteins:
- a CDS encoding uridine kinase, which encodes MTLKPVFIGIAGGTGSGKTTVARAIVERVPRATVAVIEQDSYYKDQRDIPLEERLKVNYDHPSAFDTPLLVEHLKKLAAGQPIDKPVYNYTLHTREDYTERVEPRDIIIVEGLLVLWESSIRELLDIKLFVDCDADVRVLRRLERDIRERGRTLESVIRQYLTSVRPMHLEFVEPSKRYADVIIPEGGHNEVAIDMIATKVASLLRARQ
- the deoC gene encoding deoxyribose-phosphate aldolase — encoded protein: MEERDVQQLETPRAAGDQLPTSAKRPHNPGIPLDLDWIADVRVNRSAVERRVATLPARRGVRKEWQAAWLLRAVELIDLTTLNGDDTPGRVRRLCAKARQPVRQDILDALGVGDRRLTTAAVCTWHEFVPVAVEALEGTGINVAAVSAGFPAGLNPLPQRIAEIEASVSAGAKEIDIVISRQHVLTGNWQALYDEVSAFKEACGSAHLKAIIAAGELGTLRNVARASLVCMMAGADFIKTSTGKEAVNATLAIGLVMVRALRAYMERTGYVVGFKPAGGIRRAKDALAWMALVKEELGNDWLQPGLFRFGASGLLTDIELQLEQYVTGRYAAPHRQPLG